The genomic region CTCACCTGTTTTTCCCCGGAGAGGATCGTAAAATCCCCTTTTTTTAGGCCCCGCCCCGTAAGGACGCTCTTTAACTCCTTGAAGCGGGGATTCTTCCCGCTCGATATCTTGACCTCCACTGGCGACTTCGATCCGAGCGATCTGTCACGGCCGGGAACAAATTTTTGCCCCTTCCTCTCGAAGATGACGAGCCTACGCCTGTATTCCGTGCCGGGGATCGTATACGATATATCTTCCTCGGGGGAGAATAGACGCCCGATCCCCTTGTCTATCGCCTCCATCTCATTTTCGGCGGAAGGCCCCTTCATGAAGATCACGGTATCCCCTTCCTTGAGAAAGGGTGCGGTACGAATGAGCGTCTCCGGTATAGGCTCCAGCGCCCTCGTTATGACCCCCCTCACTTTAAAAGGGAGGTTGTCCTTAACCCTAAGGGGGTATATCTCAATGCCGTCGAGGCCGAGCAGATCGATCGTCTCCATCAGGAAACCCACCCTCTCCTTTCTCCCCTCAGCCGCATATATCTTGATCTCCGGCCTGATTATCTTGAGCGGAACAGCCGGGAATCCCGCCCCTGTCCCGATGTCCAGGAGGGGCGACGGGAGATCTACGTATTTCGTGATTATCGCGCTGTCGATGAAATGCTTGACGACTATGTCCTCAAAAGAGACGAGGCCGGTAAGGTCGGCGTTTGGCGCCTTCTCGATAAGCTCGAGGTAGAATCGATAGAAAAGGTCAAGCTTTCGGTCGTCAAGCTCGATCCCCGACCTTATGAAAAGCTCTCTCATCTCCTCGGGACTTCCCCTCATCTTCCCCCCTTGAACTGTGCTGTTGTTATAGAGCGCATAATCTGATATATTACCTTTAACCTATAAACTATAACACCTATAACCTATAATCCCTATAACATATTATAGCCGGATAATGAAGAATAAGGGGAATAAAAATACAGACAATTCGGACAAAATGAAAAACTTCATTGAATCGATCCTCTACGACGACAAACACCTCCTCGCCGTCATCAAGCCGTTCGGGGTTTTGACTCAGGGGGATTTGAGGGGTGGGTTGTCCGTCTTTGACGCGGCACGGGACTACATCGGGGAGAAACATAGGACACTTGACGGCCCCAACGACTGCTATCTCAGCCTCCTGCACCGCCTCGACCGTCCCGTCGGCGGGGTGATACTCTTTGCAAAAACACCCGCGGCGGCAAAGCGCCTCTCGGAAGCGTTCAGGGAGCGTGAGGTGAAAAAAACGTATCTTGCTAGAATCGAGGGGGCGGTCGATCCGCCCTCGGGGGAGCTCTCCCACTCCCTGTTGAAATCGGGGGCGAAGGTGTCGGTCGTCCCGGAGGGGGCGCCGGGTTCCAAAAAGGCTCTTCTTTTCTACAGGACGTTAAGGAATACGGGAGGAGACGGCGAGAGCCTGATCGAGATCGACCTGATAACCGGCAGGAGACACCAGATCCGCGCCCAGCTCTCGGCCGTGGGGCATCCCGTCCGCGGGGACATCAAGTACAACTCAAAGAATAAATTCATACCGGGCGGGATAGCTCTCTTTTCAAAATCGCTGACGTTTGCCCACCCGGTCACGGGGGAGGAAATGACGATAACCGCAGACCCGCCGGAGGAGTTTTTCATCGATTTTTAGTTGTATGACTTACAAGCCGTAATAGTCAGAATACCCTGATAACAGCACCTTTTATTAAAAAGGGGCGGATTTTCATCCACCCCGAATCCATATCCATTATTAAGTATCCTCATACCCTTCACCGCCCGACAAAGATTCGGTCTGCTCCATCTCCAATAACCCCTACATCACTTTCATCTGCCGGAAGTCCAAATCTGGCACCGCTGCCGGCCCTGCCCCCTCATCCCCGATTTTGAGAGCCTCGCTCCGCCGACAACGGCCTCAATCCCAACCGCAAAAGACATTTTGACTCCACAGACACCGCCACTAAAAAACAACCGGCACGGAATCTATATGGCGCTCAGTATATTCGGGTCGAGCTTTTCAAATTGGAAGAGCCAGGCCTCCCGCTCCTTTCTCAGAACCTCGGTAATTCTTTTGTATTCCTTCTCGTCGTAGAAACGCCTCGGATCTAGTCTCCCTATATCGATGCCGGGGACCTTGGTCGCCACCTCGTAGCCCCAGTCGGGATCGACCTCCCACTCTATCTCGCCCCTTGCGATCTCCTTCATGATGGCGGAGGAGTCGTGGATCGTGATATTTTCGCCTTGCGGTCCTCCTACCCGGCCGGTGTTCAGGAGGAAGCACTCGCTCTCCGGGTTGTCTTTCAGGATCTTGTAGAAGATGTTTCCCTCTTGGGCGAGGTCTCCCACGATAAACGGGTTTGTCCCGACTACGCGCTTCGATTTTCCCGCCTGGGTAGGATCCCCGG from Candidatus Zymogenus saltonus harbors:
- the rsmG gene encoding 16S rRNA (guanine(527)-N(7))-methyltransferase RsmG is translated as MRGSPEEMRELFIRSGIELDDRKLDLFYRFYLELIEKAPNADLTGLVSFEDIVVKHFIDSAIITKYVDLPSPLLDIGTGAGFPAVPLKIIRPEIKIYAAEGRKERVGFLMETIDLLGLDGIEIYPLRVKDNLPFKVRGVITRALEPIPETLIRTAPFLKEGDTVIFMKGPSAENEMEAIDKGIGRLFSPEEDISYTIPGTEYRRRLVIFERKGQKFVPGRDRSLGSKSPVEVKISSGKNPRFKELKSVLTGRGLKKGDFTILSGEKQVREALKTFPEEIEGIILSHERDLENMPEDIEDMVRYRLSKPLFNEIDSFGTGSPLLIIKVREIPEWRDENDAEWPSGITIFIPFQDPANVGGAVRTAVAFGVKRIVLLEGASNPYHVKSIRAAGTAIFRAPLFSGPKIEELKVCGAPLYSLDPGGESIARAVLPFNMGLVVGLEGPGLPENLRRSGGVRALSIPMVKGVESINATASLVAALFEWRRRHFTR
- a CDS encoding RluA family pseudouridine synthase — protein: MKNFIESILYDDKHLLAVIKPFGVLTQGDLRGGLSVFDAARDYIGEKHRTLDGPNDCYLSLLHRLDRPVGGVILFAKTPAAAKRLSEAFREREVKKTYLARIEGAVDPPSGELSHSLLKSGAKVSVVPEGAPGSKKALLFYRTLRNTGGDGESLIEIDLITGRRHQIRAQLSAVGHPVRGDIKYNSKNKFIPGGIALFSKSLTFAHPVTGEEMTITADPPEEFFIDF